The genomic region ATTTGCCTGCCCCATTAGGACCAATAAGGGCTACCCGCTCACCTTTTTCAATCCGCAAACTGACATTGTCCAACACTATTTTATTCCGAAATGATTTGGAAACACGATCAATAATCAATAAACTCATGATAAAAGGCCTCCTACCTGCTAGCTCTCAATTAGTGTCATGCAATAAAAAAAGCTGCAGACAAACCGACTGTCTACAGCCCTATTACAAAAATAGAGATAGCTAGATTATTAAAGGCAGATCCTGATACATTTTTAGCACACCAAAGAAACCTGTGAAAAGCCAATTTCATAGGTACAACAAATCCTTCTGGCTTCTGCTTAAAATGTATCGGCTGCTGGGTTAAGCTCTAGACAAAGCCGATTTCTCTGATGGATTGTTAGTTCTTATCTAGAGCTCAGGCCGAGGCCACCAGCAGTAACATTCGAATCATACACAAACATGGTATGTCCTCCTGCACTGCGTGTAATGAGTTTTACAAAATGGATTATACCACAGTTGTAACATAAACACAATCTAATTAAGAAAGTATTAATAATCACTCCACCTGCATCAAGTCAGCACTCAACTGCATTTCCACCCTACAAGGATCGGTCTAATGTTATCCGGTGCAAGAACTTCACATAAATATCCTACAAGCAGTAGACGTCTTCTATGAACATCTTTCTCCTGCTCTAGTCTACTCAAGATCTGTGCTCTGGATTGCATTGAGCCGCCACCTCCGAGGACCTAGCCTTTCGTATTCTTTCGATGCCAGTGCCTTTTCTTTTCTCAAAAGAGCATGCTGAATTAAAAGCCGAAGTTCTTCGGGATCCCGCGGTTTTCGGCGAACACTGCGTTTTTCCCGAATAAGTGCCAGATCCTGCTTGCACTCCTCTATTCGACTTTGTTTCGAGCACTGCTGGTTAACTGCATTGGTACTAGTTTATAGCGTGTTTCCGGATCTGAACTTGTTTTCAGAAACAGCACGTTATTATCCGAGGCCGAAAACCGCTCATAAAGCTCCAGCAGATGTGTTACAAAGATCCACTTCACCTTTGCGGTTGAGATTACATCAAGGATATCATAAACTGCGGGAGCTGCTTCGGCAAAGGCTGTGGTCTGAAAAGTTTCGTTAAATAGAACCAAAGAATAAGGCTCCAGCTGCCTGATAATCTCCGCAACCTCCATAACCTCAGTTTCAAACCTTCCTGCCGAGTCGCCGACAGCAAGGCTGTCTTCACCGGAAAACTGGGCAAGGATCTTGCGGCGGATACTGGTTATCGCTGTTCTGCTGGCTGTGGGAAGTCCGGCTTGAGCAAGAAGTTGAGCGGTACCGATTGCCCGCAGAAATGTAGTTTTACCGCTGCTGTTGTCTCCCTGCACCAGCAGACCAATTCGATCGCCGGATAAGTGGATGTCGTTTGGAACAACATTCCTAACGGCAAATTTACCGGTATAATCTCTAACCAGCAGAAAGAGATCGTAAAGTTCAAAGCATTCAAAGACATCCTCATCTGCGGGCATAATCTTAGGAAAACAGTAGGGTACCCCTAACCGATCGTACACCCGTTTTAATCTTAAAGCAAACCGGTACAACCACAGCTCATCGGCAAGATTGACAAAATCAGAATAAATCTTGCGGGCGATAATTACAAACAGGCCACTTATTTCCTTCATAGCTTCATTTATCAATGTTACCAGCTCTACCCGGATGGTTTTGTCAATCGTGATCTGGACACCAGCTTCTGATTCGGGCTGTTCTTCACTGCGGCCAAAAAGCGTTCGGAACAGTGACTGCCGCTTCTCATTCTCATCTTGATGGAGTTTCAGTTTGATTAAGTGAGACGCCGCTCCATACAGATTCTCACTGATATCCACACTGATTTCGCAGCCCTTGTCAATCATGGGAGCGACTTCAGAAAACTCCTGCGCCAGCTCTCTTAAGCGGATATACTCCTGATCATTTAGTCTTGTTTCGCAGAACCCTTTAATCTTAATAAGGCCTTTCGACTTGATAGGATATTTGTTTAAAACTTCAAGCAGTTCTTCTGGAAATGCGGCAATTTTACCGCAGTATAATGCGTTAGTTTCTAAAGCAGCTATTGTGTCCCGAATGAAATCAAGATTGTTGGATTCGGCCTGCATGCGGCTGCCTTTACTCCGCATTCCTGCCATGAGCCGATCCCACTCAGGTTTAACAAGAGTATAATTCCTGCAGATTTCGGTCAGTTCCCGAAACAAGTCCGGGTTGGTGTAAAAATCTTGGCAGATATCTTGACGGTAAATAAGGTTATCTGGGTTCTGCAGCGGCTGTTCCAGGACGCTGAGAACATAATCACAGACCTCTTTACTGAGGCAGAGGGTAGTAACGATTTGATCCAGATTAAGGTCTTTCAGACAGTTAACCTTAGGTCCGGTTTCCGGTTCCTGATACAGCAGACTCAGCACTCAACCACCTCCCTCAGCCGTTTCACGAGCTGTGAGCGGGTAAGGCCGTACTTTTCCAAAATACTCTGGGCATAGGATTGGGCGGCTGTTTCTTCCGCGACGATTTTAAAAGTACGGGTATTGGCCGCATCATCCAAAACTACAGCCGTCAGTCGGCCGATCTTTGAGTTAACCTGCAGAGGTTTTATCCTATCATAAATCCGGTGATGGTGGGTAATCAGCAGCCCGTAAGCGCCGGCTGCGCACAGCTTAGATATCAGTTCAACACACAAGTCAACTGCGATCTCTTCACTGGTGCTGGAAAAAGTTTCATTGAGGAGCACCAGCGTATCTTCGTTTACTGCGTTAAGGATCGCTGTAATCTGATCCTGTTCATCTTTCAGCCGACCACCCCGGACACCACTTTCATCCGCGGGAAACTGGGTAAACAACTGCTGAAATGGGTACATCTCTCCATCTACCGCAGGAACATATGCACCGGCAGAAAAGAGGATTTGGCAAATTGCCACAGTCCGCAGATAAGCGGTTTTCCCGCCGCTGTTGGCACCGGTAACTAGGTAAAAACCCTTTGCTTCACTAAAAGAAATATCATTAGGAATAATTCCGGACTGCATTTTCAGAAGCAGGCTCAAGTCATATGCATCAGTGAGCGAAACCTGCTTGTGCTCAGCAATTTTTGGCATAAATAGCGGAATCTGCTGTCGGCGAAGTACCGAAAAAAATGAATGTAAATCACGGTAAAAAGCGATCTGGCTGCTGTAAGCAAAAATTTTCGGTGTGATAACCGCTCCGTACTGATTGTGAAAAGATTCCAGCTCCGCAAACAGCTCGGGATGAAGCTTAGCTAAACCAAGGATGAATTCCCCACTCAAGCGGCCCTCGCTGTGGTTGCGCCTAGTTCTCCGTTCAATTCCGAACTTCGCTGCAATCTGCTCCAATTCAAAAGCTAGATGGTTATCCTCACCTTGATAAAGAGCAGCTGACAGGGGCACACCGTCCGGGGTTCTGATATTTATTCGCACAGAACCAATGGCCTGCAAACCAGATCGAAGTTTTTTAACACTGTTTTTCACAGCCACAAACTCAACTGACCCCTGCAGCTTAAGGTAAGTTTCGATAAACTCTTTGAGAACCGCGGCTTTGGCACTAGAGTAGATAACTCGATCGCAGATCTGATCGACAAATTCGCAGTATGTCTCGGCCAGTGCTAAGGAGGCAGCCGCTTGATAAACCGGATTTGACTGCTGGTGATAGGCATCGTACCTGTACTCCAAGTCCTGCACTATCCGCTTTAAAGAAGAGAAATAAGCTCTCACCTCTTCTTTTTCCAGCTCCAGAAACAGCTCCTGACGCTTCATGATTCCCTCAGCCGATAAAGGTCGGCTGAGAACAGCCAGAATATTGCTGACTTGTTTCTCAGTAAAAAACTTATGGAGCAGCGCCTCAAAATCGATATCAGCAAAAACCTGCTCCGGTATTCTGCCTACAACCCATCTGTTTCCCAACAGATCGTAAGGTGCCATATCCGACCGCCTCCCTTCTGCATCCTGACCATCATCACTCGTATCTGCCGATAATCGGATGGCTCAGCACTCCCATTTTCCAGAGTAGATACGTATCTGTCCACTGACTGCCTGATGTTCGGTATGAGTCGGGCCCATACCATCTGAACTCATCATTGGCATTGTGAAGAGTGCCAAAGGAGTTATAGCGGTTGCCGTAAACAACTATCTCCAGCTGATGCCTGCCTTTAGAGAGCGTACCTAACTCCAGCCGATGGGGCGCGTAGGCGATCAGCCCTTTCCGCTCGCCGTTTAAGTTTACAGCGATCACTGGCGCTGAGAAATGGGGAAGCTCCAGCACCGCCTTATCAATCTTTTCTTCCAGAACTAGCTCGCAGCAGTATGTAACATTGCCTGCGTAGAACGGCAGTCCCTGGGGCACCCAATCACCAAAAGCGAGCTGCTGAGGTAATTCTTCAATTTCCGCGTGTGCGCCCCTAACCCGAACGCCAAAATCACCTAATAGATAGCACCACTCAACATTAGTTCTGCGGCCAAAGGGTATTTCAATCAAAAGCTCATTGCTGCCGGCATGCAGGTCTGGGATTGCGAATGTCTTGATGGCCTTGTCGGTAAAGAAACCATCAACCTTGACATCAACCGGCTGGCCGTTTAGGTAAATTTGCGCGTTTTCCGGATCTTCCATCGCCAGCTTCGCACCGGATACCGGAATTTGCGAGTTAATTGTATAGCGCAGCCTTAAGAGATGATCGCAGGATTCTCCTTCTGCAAGCGTCCAAGGCTGTCTGAGGCGATCCATCCGCAGCGGGTAGCCAAGCTGTTTGCGAAACTTATTGTCAATCCGGAGGATCTCTTCTACCGGTTGAAACTCGCCGTCATCAAAGGCGTATTCCGCCCGATCCAAAAGCAGCACATTGGGTTCGGCAAGCTTATATTGAACCGGATCGGTCAGTTTCATCAGTGGTTTAAAACTAGGAGCAGAAGACATCTCTAACCCCAGCTGCGGCGCACCGGGCTCCAGCTGCAGCAGCAGACTATCTTCCGCATATAAGTCTCGAATTATGACCGTGTGTTCTCCCTCAATTTCTGCCGGACAGGAGTAAATTTGTCCAGTAATAGTATCGTAGATCTTCGGATTATAATGTCCCTTGATCCTGATGTGGTAGCGCTCAGGCCGATCAACCAAATTGCGCTTGCGGTTCACATGGCACAAAAACAACCATTTACAGCCGTTATCTTCCCGGATCTGGTGAAAAAGATTATCCGCGAGTTTGCCGTTTCTCACCCGCACTTCTACCTTCCGCTCAGAATCCAAAGCTGAAAGCAGGGCATATCGATCAAAAGGAATTGTCTCACAAGCTGCGGCTAGTTCGTGCGCTCGCTGGGACGGAAGGGCATCGACAAGTTCAGGCACACTGCCCATGAAAATGACCCGTCCACCGGCTCTGCGAAATGCTTCCAGTCTGGCTAGAGTGGTCGATCTTATGGTACGGCAGTCCGGCACAATGACCGTGCTGTACTGCATCTCGCCTACCTGGAGAGGATTGGCAGCTTGGGGACATAAGTCAGGCAGCAGTGATTCGGAAATAAAGTCAAAATCCAGCAGTCCATAGAGCAGCCATGAAATGAGGTTTTGGTAGTTCTTATCCAATTGATCCCGCAGTTCACCGGTCTGGTCATTTGGACCCCAGGCAATCCACATTGATTCAACCGGATGGATCACCCCAATGCTGATATCCGGTTTTCCTCTAGTTAAAGCAGTATTTAAGCGGGCAAAGTGGTTTTCCACAAACGGATACTCCCTGTACCACGGCGACTGATAGTGAATGGAAGCTGGCCAGTCCCGTTTAGCCTCACCAGCCATCGACATTAAGGACAGATGAGGCACCCGGACAGTTACCCCCAATGCCGCCTGCCAATCTCCCTGCAGTTTATGGCCTTTAAAATCATGGTACCAATGGGTAACACCATAAAGCTCACTCAGGACTCCTTCCCGCCCGTATTGATGGGCAGCGCTGGCAGCCTGCTTTACAGTGGAAAATTCCTTCGCATCGCAGAGAATGTCCACACCGGGAAGTTGGAAACTGCGGTAGTTCCGCATTGCCTCCCCAAGTGCTAAAACCTGAGAGTAAAGCGTTGCCTCCGACATAAAGTGTCCGGTTAAAGCAAGATTGCGCTCTTCGCACCACTTGCCCAATGTATCGGAAAAAGCTGCGGCAAACCGCTCTGTTAAATGGTCATGATAGCGGTAGCGGGCTTGAGAAATCTTTCCATCCGGCAGTTCCCAAAACAGCTCTGGCAGCACATCCAATAGATCCACTCCGTAAGCGGTGTAATAGGTGTCCGGCAGATCATCCGTAAACGACATGGTGGCATCTCTTTCTGCTTCAGCAAACCTCAGCACTGACTTGCGGGAAATTTGGGGCTCATCGGTAAAGATTGCCGGAACAGATTTGCCGAATTCACTGCCGAGCACTTCATAGTAACGCTCATGGGTAACTCTGATAAACTCCTCAATCGCTTCTTTGTTTAACACATCAACATAAGTCTGATCATTGTACCAGGGGTCTTCGGGAGAGAGGCGCACATACGCATGCCAGACATCTCCGACATCCACCTGCTCACAGCGTTTAATCCGCCGATAGGAGCCAAGATAGCCGTTAGTAAGGACGATACAGTATGAAGCCAGATAATAACCTATCGGCTTTTCTCCCGCCTCGATGCGCCGATCAAACTGCTCTTTGTTAGGTTCAAAATCAGGATAGTCCTTTTTTGATAACAGCAGGTGCCTCGCTCGGTAGCGCAGATTCTTGGTTACCAAGCCACCCGCTGCCCCTGATGGGTAGCGATCCTCATCATACAGCCAGCACAGCATCTCTTCTTCAATCGCCTTTTCGCTGCAGAGCTTAATATATTCCATAAACTCGTCACTGAGATAGGGAGTCTCTAAACCGGTTCTCACATGCATGTGAAACCCGCCAAATCCCATCTCTTTGAAGATTTCGATCTGTTCCAGCAGGGTATCCCGATCCAGTTTGGTATTCCAAGCCCAAAAAGGAGTTCCCCGATATTCACTGGTAGGATTTAAAAACAGCGACTCATCTAAACGCACTGCTTTGCTCTTTTTATATAACACGTCATTCCCTCCTGCGGCTGTTAGTTAAGCCTCCTGTCAAGTTATATATTCTGGAATTTTTACCCTGTTCCTTCTTAACTGCCTGTAAACACCATTACTAAAATTTTACATCTATCCACCCTGATGTTTTAGTAAATATATATCTGCTCGGTAAGTTTTGTTTGTCTGCCAAAAGAGGAGTTTCGTGCTTTTTGTAAATAATTAGCAGGATTTTCACATTTAGCAGTGAATGTTAATATATGTTACTTTCATTTGAAAGCCGGCTGCGCTGCTCTGCCTGACAGCCGGACAATAGCATGCCAATTATCAAAACGGGGAGGGATGCTGTTCACCTTAATGTTTAGTTAGTTTTTGGGTAAAAATAAAAAAATTACTATGGAGGGAACAAACTATGAAGAGAGTTCTTATCGCTGTTTTTGCACTTGTTTTGGTTTTCAGCGCAGCAGCTGCAGCCTCTGACAATGTAATCAGAATTAATTTCCAGGACCGCGATACACCGGTTCCGGAAGGCTGGTATCCAGACTATCATGAACTGTTCGGTCCAAAAGAAAACGGCTTGGTTTATGGATGGAGTAAAGCCGAAACCATGACCCGCAACAGAGGCTACACTGACAACGTTCTGCTGGCAACCATGACCCATATGCGCAACAGCGAAGTGTGGGAAATCGAACTGGAAAACGGTCTGTGGGACGTAGAAGTGTGCATCGGCGACGCTTGGACCTCTACTTACAAACTGCAGGTTGAAGACGTAGTATTCTGGGACAACTTAACCCTCGAAAACCGCGAATGGGTAATTAAGTCCAAGACTATCGAAGTTACCGACGGACGCCTCACCCTCTCCCCCATGGATAATGAGAAATGGGGCACTAGAATCTGCTACATCATCATTAAGCCAACTGGCGCAGAGCGTCTGCCAGAATAATAAAAGCTAATAATTAGACCGTTAGTGCCAAAACTGGCGCTAACGGTCTTTTAATCATTTTCGGTAGGAAATCTTAATCACATTGGCGTGGTTCGAAGGCATCGGTCCTTTTAAGATAATCTCTAAATGCTCGCTGTTCTGATTCCAGTCTAAATCTGGTGCACCGCCCAAAACGCCGATTGATTCTATCACCTGGGATCCTAATCCTGTTCCCTGCCGTAAACTAGTAATCTGAATCGGTATCTGCTCAGGTTTACCCAGCATAATCACATAAAGAACATTATCCTTAGTGGTAAAGCGCAGATCATCCGCGGAGAACTCTACCTCACCCTGGTCATCAAAGACTCCTTTTTGAGTCTGCGCCTCGATCTGAGAAACATCAAAATCATGGTCCTTGACATTGATTCCTTCACCGTGCACGGCAAACGGTCTGGTCCCGTAGATCGCTTCGCCGAAATCCGCCAGCCATCTGCCCACTTCTTTCAGCTCAGCGACTGCTTCGTCAGCAAAACTGCCATCGGCTTTTGGACCGACATTCAGCAGCAGATTGCCGTTTTTACTGACCACATCGCATAACTGGTGAATAATCTTGGCTGCCGGTTTATAGCGGGCTCCCTGCACATAACACCAGGTGCGCAGAGCTTCCAGGCGGTCGTCAGTCTGCCACGGAAAGCTTTGGACAGCAGCGAAGCGTCCGCATTCGATATCAACAATACCGACCCCGTCAGGGAAGTCTTCCTGTTTATAGCTGATAATCCTATCACTTCTGCTGTTCCGGTTATAGTAATAGTCCACCAGCTGATGCTTATACTGCTCAGCAATGATATTGGCCCGGCTGTCAAAGTAAATTAAATCAGGATCATATCCGTCGATCACTTCAATTACCTTCTCCATCCAGACCCGGTTAAACTCATCATCCGGGAGCCGCCAAGGAATGTAGCGGTTTGCTTCCAGAGGCAGCGCTTTGCCGTAATAGATTTCGTTTTCCGGATTGTAAACATCAGCGTTAGGATCGCTGGACATAAACCAGCCCCACAGCCACTGGTGGTGGAAAGTAGCAATAAAGTTTAAGCCCTGCCTGCGGATCGCCTTTTCCAGCTCCCCAACTACATCCCGCTTCGGACCGTAGTTAACAGCATTGACAGGATTAACCTTGCTGTCCCACAGGGAGAAGTTATCGGCATGTTCGGTAACAACTCCGCCGTATTTGGCACCGGCTGTAACCATCAGCTCCGCCCAATAATCAGGGTCAAACTTCTCCCCCTTGAAAAGGGGATAAAAATCTTTATAGCCAAACTGGCTCAGCTTGCCATATGTCTCCACATGAAAGCGGTTTTGAGAAAGCCCTTTAGCGTACATATTCCGGGAATACCACTCGTTTTCAAAGGCGGGGACGCAGTACGGTCCCCAGTGAAAAAACATCCCGAATTTCGCATCTCGAAACCAGTTAGGCGCTTGGCGCAGATACGGCTGCCAATTCATGGCAAAAGGTTTAATCTGTGCATGATTCATGCTGCTTACCTCGCTTGTTCTAGATGTATTGGTTTCCTTTTTCCCTGGTTATCGTTTTCTCTGTCATCTCGGCGGCAGACAGAATTCTGCGTCGGTTGTACAGCGGATAATAAGTCCCCGGAGGATCGATGTGAACCACATCATCGCCCCGCCACTTAACGTTGTACACTAAGCCGGAAGCGGTTTCCACCGTACTCCGCTCAGTAAGCGGGAAAGTAATTGTAATTTTCTCACCGGTGGCTGCCGCACCGAGATTAACAAAGGTCTGTTTAAGCCATGATAATCTGCGTCCGTTGTTAACATCGGTCTCCCCACCGCGCTCCCGCTCAACTTTGACCGCTCCAAAAGGAGTCCACTCCGGAATTCTCACTAACAGCTCCGGAATGTCCTGGTTAATATAGAGCTCAACTTTTCCTTCATGGGGCATATGAGCGTGCACATCCAGCCAGGGGGTTGCCCGGTTGAGCAGCATATTCACACTGACACGGCCTGCTGTTTCAGTAACAATGTTGCTCCAGCCGAGATACAGCCCTCTCGTTCCTGCGCCAAGACAGCAGGTCTGAACATCCATGATATGGCCTCTGCCCCATTCTCCGTCGTAAACAAAGTCATTAGGGGCTGCGTAGCCAGAGAAGGCACCTCTCAGCCTCTGAGCAACTTTATAATAAGTTCTCCGTTTGGGAATGTCATTTTCCTTGTGATCCAGTTCCTCAATCCAATCAATTTCCAAGAGCTGGGATTCGGTCAAATGGTTGCGCAGGAAGCGCTCCACCTTACCCCAATACTCGTAATAACCCGAGTGAGCAAGAATAATACCGCAGTGGATCGCATCCACCAAGGTGCAGGTTTCATGCTCATATTTCTGGTCGTGCATATCTCCCGGCGTCCACCCAAACGCAGTAAACTGGGTAAGCGCCCAATCGTAGCTCTTCTTAACATAAGCGAGAATTGCCGCATCCCGGGTATGGTAAGCAAATGCTGCCAGCGAAGCAAGAGTGCCCATCCGAGTGTGGAAGTGTCCGCTCCGGTATTCTAGAGCTCCATTAAAACTGCCATCAGCGTTAAACACACCGCTGCGGTACATAATGTTGCCGACAAAGTTTTCAGCCAGCTGATAGGCATCTCTACTGCCCGTCAGCCGGTGGTAGCGGTATAAGGGTCCGATCTGCCGGCCCCAGAAGGAAGCGGGATCAACTGCCAAGCGAGTGTGAACCGCGTCAAATGAAGGCCAGCCCGTTTCGGTGTATTCTGAAGCAGGGTAGTACCAGCCCTGGCGCTCCTTGCGGGCAATCCGCTTTAAAGCGGCGCAGAGACGGTCTGCAGTTTCTTTTACTTTTTCATCTTCAGTGGCTGCCAGCCAGGTAGTTAACCCTAACAGCACAGCCCGCTGGTCAATCATGCTGGCACTTTCCTTAAACTCCGCTTGATGCTCTTCGATGGTGGACTGGCGGAAAGTATTGCGCCGGTAGCTGAGGCCGTCTTTCCGGAAGAAACTCATTAAATTGCGGCGGTAATAGCCTTCAATCTCAGTTCCGTAATCGCTGCCGGACATGGTCCGGGCAAGCACAATAGCATCAACTAAGCGTCCATGGCTGGAACCGAAATCCCAGTTGCCATGGGTCATATAGGCTGGTCTAGCCTTGAAATTGCCGTTAAAAAACGGTATATATTCATAATCTTCGTCAGCAACCCCAATTAATGCATTGAGGGCAATTTCTGCCCTTTCTTCCAACAGCAGTGTATCAGGCAGTGTCTGCTTGACCCTATTCAATCCGATCAACTCCTTCTAAAATCAGCACATCTTTTGCTTCCAGTTCGACCTGTCCAGTTAAGGTTCTTCCGGTAATCAGATCTTGATAGGTTTTATCGGTTAAATCAATGGTTACTGCGCTGTCGTTGTGGTTAAGCACGAATGTAAAAATCCGCTCGCCTTTATAACGCTGGGTAACTTCCACTCCCTGCGGCACATCCAAGCAGGCTTTAATGCCCTTCTGCTCACAGATGTACTTGATCAATCCGTTGAGAAAGTCCTGCTCTGGATCAGTGGCCACATAGTACGCTGTGCCTTCTCCGTACTGATTCCGGGTTAAGCAGGGATATCCAGCGTAAAAGTCACTTTCATATTCAGCCAGCGCTTCCGCACCCTGCAGATGGAGGATATCGCAGATCAATCCGCACTCATAGCGCTCTGCTAATTCTCCCAGAGGCTCTTTCATAACAACTGCATTGCGCATATGGGGCAGCAGAGCATCGACTTCTTCTACCCAGATGCCGAGAATCTCTTTCAGTTCACCGGGATAGCCCCCTAGAATCACATGGTCGTTTTCATCGACAATGCCACTGAAGAACGAAGTAACAAAAGTACCGCCCTTTTCCACAAACCGGCCGATGTTTTCAGCTGTACCCGGCTTGGTCATATAGAGAAGCGGTGCAATTACCAGATCGTATTTGCTTAAGTCAGAATCCGGTTTCACAATGTCCACAGGAATATTCAGATTGTATAAAGCACTGTAGTATTTTTCGACCTGCTCAAAATACTTCAAGTCGCGGCTTGGTCCACTGGACTGCTCCACAGCCCACCAGTTATCCCAATCAAAGATGATTGCAGTTCGAGCTTCCGTGCGGGCATCAAGGATGCTGTCTCCTAAGTTTTTCAGCTCAGCCCCCAGCTGGGCAACTTCCCTAAAGACCCGGGTGTTCTCATGACCGACGTGGGAAATTACGGCACCGTGAAGTTTTTCGACGCCGGCTTTGGATTGGCGCATCTGGAAAAACATGACGGTGTCCGCTCCATGAGCAAGAGCCTGGTAGCTTAAGAGGCGCATCACACCAGGCCGCTTGAGGATATTATAAGCCTGCCAATTTTGGTTGCTGGGAGTCTGCTCTGCTAAGATGTAAGACTCGCCCTCTCTCAGTCCCCGCATCAAATCGTGCTTAAGGGCAACTGTGCTCATGGCGTGCTGAGGCTGGGGATAGTTATCCCAGGAAATGATGTCCACATATTTGCCGAACTTAAACTGATCCAGCTTCTTAATGAAACCAGAGATGTTGGTAGTGACAATTAAATCCGGGGTAACCTCTTTAATGACATTGTACTCATTGAGGAAGCAGGCAATATTTGAATCAGTCATAAACCTCAGGTAATCCAAGGCTACCGGCTGATACCATTTGTTGTCATCATTCAGTTCGGAAGGAACCATAATCTCATCCCAATTGTAAATGGTATGCCCCCAGAAGCTGAGATTCCACCGTTTGTTAACTTCCTCGATGGTTTTGTAGCGCTCTTGAGTCCATTTGCGAAACTCCTCCGCGCAGTTTTCGCAGTAGCAGTATGTACCGTATTCATTAGCCACTCGCCACCATAACAGCGCCGGATGGTCTTTATATCTTTCTGCCAGCTTGCGAGCCAGCTCCGCAGCAAACTTGCGGTAGACTTTGCTGTTGGGACAGAAATTAACCCGCTTACCGTGCGTCCGCTTCCGACCGTATACGTCTACCGGCAGAATCTCCGGATACTTAACCGACATCCAA from Bacillota bacterium harbors:
- a CDS encoding alpha-L-fucosidase — its product is MNHAQIKPFAMNWQPYLRQAPNWFRDAKFGMFFHWGPYCVPAFENEWYSRNMYAKGLSQNRFHVETYGKLSQFGYKDFYPLFKGEKFDPDYWAELMVTAGAKYGGVVTEHADNFSLWDSKVNPVNAVNYGPKRDVVGELEKAIRRQGLNFIATFHHQWLWGWFMSSDPNADVYNPENEIYYGKALPLEANRYIPWRLPDDEFNRVWMEKVIEVIDGYDPDLIYFDSRANIIAEQYKHQLVDYYYNRNSRSDRIISYKQEDFPDGVGIVDIECGRFAAVQSFPWQTDDRLEALRTWCYVQGARYKPAAKIIHQLCDVVSKNGNLLLNVGPKADGSFADEAVAELKEVGRWLADFGEAIYGTRPFAVHGEGINVKDHDFDVSQIEAQTQKGVFDDQGEVEFSADDLRFTTKDNVLYVIMLGKPEQIPIQITSLRQGTGLGSQVIESIGVLGGAPDLDWNQNSEHLEIILKGPMPSNHANVIKISYRK
- a CDS encoding beta-galactosidase is translated as MINPKLKAVYYGGDWNPDQWPEEVWHEDIRLFKQAGINVVTVPVFSWAKLQPAEDHYDFEWLDKILDLLAENGIYACIATSTAAQPAWMSVKYPEILPVDVYGRKRTHGKRVNFCPNSKVYRKFAAELARKLAERYKDHPALLWWRVANEYGTYCYCENCAEEFRKWTQERYKTIEEVNKRWNLSFWGHTIYNWDEIMVPSELNDDNKWYQPVALDYLRFMTDSNIACFLNEYNVIKEVTPDLIVTTNISGFIKKLDQFKFGKYVDIISWDNYPQPQHAMSTVALKHDLMRGLREGESYILAEQTPSNQNWQAYNILKRPGVMRLLSYQALAHGADTVMFFQMRQSKAGVEKLHGAVISHVGHENTRVFREVAQLGAELKNLGDSILDARTEARTAIIFDWDNWWAVEQSSGPSRDLKYFEQVEKYYSALYNLNIPVDIVKPDSDLSKYDLVIAPLLYMTKPGTAENIGRFVEKGGTFVTSFFSGIVDENDHVILGGYPGELKEILGIWVEEVDALLPHMRNAVVMKEPLGELAERYECGLICDILHLQGAEALAEYESDFYAGYPCLTRNQYGEGTAYYVATDPEQDFLNGLIKYICEQKGIKACLDVPQGVEVTQRYKGERIFTFVLNHNDSAVTIDLTDKTYQDLITGRTLTGQVELEAKDVLILEGVDRIE